In one Leptidea sinapis chromosome 25, ilLepSina1.1, whole genome shotgun sequence genomic region, the following are encoded:
- the LOC126972217 gene encoding spermine oxidase isoform X1, with amino-acid sequence MGDDETNSSRKRDKNKCKVIIIGAGIAGLAAANHLLKNGIDDFIIIEARKRIGGRIISIPIKNHRVELGANWIHGVLGNPIFELATANGLVNIINVPKPHKVIAATEDGKQVPFGVLHEIHEAYVCFLRRCEEYFLCQYLPPPEINSVGEHINLEAAIYLERLPSSEEKKLRRLIFDCLLKRETCIAGCNSMDEIDLLELGSYTELQGGNIMIPSGFSGILEPMTKNIAPEKILSGTPVTKIIWNSNDNSDDLGEESEDSDQTVIEDISKISTENKNQPSELRGDVPNKIKPSNNYIEVMCENGESYFANHVICTIPLGVLKDCAATLFEPQLPQYKMESIERLLFSAVDKIFLEYERPFLNPDITEVMLLWDNSNAKEEISESWFKKIYSFTKVTETLLLGWVSGKEAEYMETLSMEEVGVTCTKILRKFLNDPFVPEPILCVCTSWQKQPYTRGAYTALGVGSSQSDIESLAQPLFRNVRDKKPALLFAGEHTHSSFYSTVHGAYLSGQIAAKRIVAPDLVGENELECPGTADLNSWIQGIQLEG; translated from the exons atgGGTGACGATGAAACAAATTCTAGTAGAAAACGTGATAAAAACAAGTGTAAGGTAATTATAATTGGCGCTGGAATTGCTGGATTAGCCGCTGCAaatcatcttttaaaaaatggtataGATGATTTCATAATAATAGAAGCGAGAAAACGAATCGGTGGTAGAATTATATCCATACCAATAAAAAATCATCGAGTAGAGTTAGGGGCAAACTGGATTCACGGTGTGTTAGGAAATCCTATATTCGAGCTAGCTACTGCTAATGGTCTGGTCAACATAATAAATGTACCGAAACCGCATAAAGTTATAGCCGCAACTGAAGACGGCAAGCAAGTTCCTTTTGGTGTATTACATGAAATACACGAGGCCTATGTGTGTTTTCTGAGGCGATGTGAAGAGTACTTTTTGTGTCAATATTTGCCACCACCGGAAATAAACAGTGTTGGTGAGCACATTAATTTAGAAGCTGCTATATACCTCGAACGTTTACCATCTTCAGAGGAGAAGAAACTGAGACGGCTAATCTTCGATTGCTTATTAAAAAGAGAAACATGTATAGCAGGATGTAATTCTATGGATGAAATTGATCTTCTGGAGCTCGGAAGTTATACAGAGCTGCAAGGTGGTAATATCATGATTCCATCAGGATTCAGTGGTATTTTAGAACCTATGACTAAAAATATTGCTCCTGAGAAGATACTGTCTGGTACACCGGTGACAAAAATTATTTGGAACTCTAATGATAATTCTGATGACTTGGGAGAAGAATCAGAGGACTCGGATCAAACTGTGATAGAAGATATATCCAAAATATCTacagaaaacaaaaatcaacCAAGTGAATTGAGGGGTGATGtcccaaataaaattaaaccatctaataattatatagaaGTGATGTGTGAAAATGGTGAAAGTTATTTTGCAAATCATGTCATATGCACCATACCACTAGGTGTGCTCAAAGACTGTGCAGCAACTTTGTTTGAACCCCAATTGCCTCAATATAAGATGGAATCAATAGAAAGACTTTTGTTTAGTGCTGTGGATaaaatttttttagaatatgaAAGGCCTTTTCTAAATCCAGATATCACAGAAGTGATGTTACTATGGGATAATTCTAATGCAAAGGAAGAGATATCAGAGTcatggtttaaaaaaatttattcatttacaaAAGTAACAGAAACATTGCTATTGGGTTGGGTGTCTGGCAAAGAGGCTGAATATATGGAAACTTTGTCTATGGAAGAAGTGGGTGTTACATGTACTAAGATATTGAGAAAGTTTCTCAATGATCCATTTGTACCAGAGCCTATATTGTGTGTATG TACCAGTTGGCAAAAGCAACCTTATACAAGAGGAGCATATACAGCTTTGGGTGTTGGTTCAAGccagagtgatattgaaagttTAGCACAACCATTATTTAGAAATGTACGAGATAAAAAG ccagCATTACTTTTTGCGGGCGAACATACCCATAGCAGCTTTTATTCAACGGTACATGGTGCCTATTTATCAGGTCAGATTGCAGCTAAGAGGATAGTCGCTCCCGACCTTGTTGGAGAGAATGAGCTAGAATGCCCCGGTACAGCAGACCTCAATTCATGGATCCAAGGCATTCAACTAGAAGGGTAA
- the LOC126972217 gene encoding spermine oxidase isoform X2 produces MGDDETNSSRKRDKNKCKVIIIGAGIAGLAAANHLLKNGIDDFIIIEARKRIGGRIISIPIKNHRVELGANWIHGVLGNPIFELATANGLVNIINVPKPHKVIAATEDGKQVPFGVLHEIHEAYVCFLRRCEEYFLCQYLPPPEINSVGEHINLEAAIYLERLPSSEEKKLRRLIFDCLLKRETCIAGCNSMDEIDLLELGSYTELQGGNIMIPSGFSGILEPMTKNIAPEKILSGTPVTKIIWNSNDNSDDLGEESEDSDQTVIEDISKISTENKNQPSELRGDVPNKIKPSNNYIEVMCENGESYFANHVICTIPLGVLKDCAATLFEPQLPQYKMESIERLLFSAVDKIFLEYERPFLNPDITEVMLLWDNSNAKEEISESWFKKIYSFTKVTETLLLGWVSGKEAEYMETLSMEEVGVTCTKILRKFLNDPFVPEPILCVCTSWQKQPYTRGAYTALGVGSSQSDIESLAQPLFRNVRDKKATLLFAGEHTHSSFYSTVHGAYLSGQIAAKRIVAPDLVGENELECPGTADLNSWIQGIQLEG; encoded by the exons atgGGTGACGATGAAACAAATTCTAGTAGAAAACGTGATAAAAACAAGTGTAAGGTAATTATAATTGGCGCTGGAATTGCTGGATTAGCCGCTGCAaatcatcttttaaaaaatggtataGATGATTTCATAATAATAGAAGCGAGAAAACGAATCGGTGGTAGAATTATATCCATACCAATAAAAAATCATCGAGTAGAGTTAGGGGCAAACTGGATTCACGGTGTGTTAGGAAATCCTATATTCGAGCTAGCTACTGCTAATGGTCTGGTCAACATAATAAATGTACCGAAACCGCATAAAGTTATAGCCGCAACTGAAGACGGCAAGCAAGTTCCTTTTGGTGTATTACATGAAATACACGAGGCCTATGTGTGTTTTCTGAGGCGATGTGAAGAGTACTTTTTGTGTCAATATTTGCCACCACCGGAAATAAACAGTGTTGGTGAGCACATTAATTTAGAAGCTGCTATATACCTCGAACGTTTACCATCTTCAGAGGAGAAGAAACTGAGACGGCTAATCTTCGATTGCTTATTAAAAAGAGAAACATGTATAGCAGGATGTAATTCTATGGATGAAATTGATCTTCTGGAGCTCGGAAGTTATACAGAGCTGCAAGGTGGTAATATCATGATTCCATCAGGATTCAGTGGTATTTTAGAACCTATGACTAAAAATATTGCTCCTGAGAAGATACTGTCTGGTACACCGGTGACAAAAATTATTTGGAACTCTAATGATAATTCTGATGACTTGGGAGAAGAATCAGAGGACTCGGATCAAACTGTGATAGAAGATATATCCAAAATATCTacagaaaacaaaaatcaacCAAGTGAATTGAGGGGTGATGtcccaaataaaattaaaccatctaataattatatagaaGTGATGTGTGAAAATGGTGAAAGTTATTTTGCAAATCATGTCATATGCACCATACCACTAGGTGTGCTCAAAGACTGTGCAGCAACTTTGTTTGAACCCCAATTGCCTCAATATAAGATGGAATCAATAGAAAGACTTTTGTTTAGTGCTGTGGATaaaatttttttagaatatgaAAGGCCTTTTCTAAATCCAGATATCACAGAAGTGATGTTACTATGGGATAATTCTAATGCAAAGGAAGAGATATCAGAGTcatggtttaaaaaaatttattcatttacaaAAGTAACAGAAACATTGCTATTGGGTTGGGTGTCTGGCAAAGAGGCTGAATATATGGAAACTTTGTCTATGGAAGAAGTGGGTGTTACATGTACTAAGATATTGAGAAAGTTTCTCAATGATCCATTTGTACCAGAGCCTATATTGTGTGTATG TACCAGTTGGCAAAAGCAACCTTATACAAGAGGAGCATATACAGCTTTGGGTGTTGGTTCAAGccagagtgatattgaaagttTAGCACAACCATTATTTAGAAATGTACGAGATAAAAAGGCAA CATTACTTTTTGCGGGCGAACATACCCATAGCAGCTTTTATTCAACGGTACATGGTGCCTATTTATCAGGTCAGATTGCAGCTAAGAGGATAGTCGCTCCCGACCTTGTTGGAGAGAATGAGCTAGAATGCCCCGGTACAGCAGACCTCAATTCATGGATCCAAGGCATTCAACTAGAAGGGTAA
- the LOC126972209 gene encoding cullin-5 gives MLKDKGEVTFEDKWPSMRPIVLKLLKQEPVTQIEWQDLFAAVHSVCLWDERGPYKLRDALQQDIMMYIKQAQARVLAQREDQALLKAYIAEWGKFFTQCNYLPTPFRQLENSINNITKGTSSNSSNPQKQNNNNNIDDSLVRKLMLDSWNQSIFMDIKQRLQDSAMKLVQAERNGESFDSQLVIGVRESYVNLCSNSTDKLQIYREHFEAAYMEATEEFYNFKANEHLLSNGVQSYMKYADLRLKEEEARAHRYLEPGSGSVAALTQCCERVLIGEHLPTLLAESAPLIKAGETEKLQLMFRLLDRIPDGVIPILRDLEAHIVSSGLADMVASADIITTDSEKYVERLLDLFKRFSTLVKDAFLDDPRFLTARDKAYKCVVNDTTVFKLELPSSALIRGSKGTAPESKCPELLANYCDMLLRKTPLSKRLTSDQIESRLRDVLLVLKYIENKDVFMRYHKAHLTRRLILDSSADSEKEEDMVEWLREVGMPADYVNKLARMFQDIKVSEDLNTQFRGETTRHDAINIKILNAGAWARGSERVTVSLPLELEDYIPEVEEFYKKKHSGRKLQWYHHMSNGTITFANAVGRFDLDVTTFQMAVLFAWNQRPMEKITYENLRLATELPDPELRRTLWSLVAFPKLKRQLLCYNPIVQNPKDFSENTIFWVNQEFALVKNAKPQRRGKINLIGRLQLSTERSQIEDNHSIVQLRILRTQEAIIKILKMRKRITNTALQSELVEILKNMFLPSKKMIKEQLEWLIEHKYMQRDDDDINTFIYMA, from the exons ATGTTAAAA GATAAGGGTGAAGTTACCTTCGAGGATAAGTGGCCGTCGATGAGGCCGATCGTTCTTAAGCTATTAAAACAGGAACCAGTCACGCAAATTGAATGGCAAGATTTGTTTGCCGCCGTTCATTCCGTATGCCTTTGGGATGAGAGAGGTCCCTACAAGTTGCGGGATGCTTTGCAACAAGACATTATGATGTATATTAAACAAGCTCAAGCTCGTGTTCTTGCACAACGCGAAGACCAAGCTCTTCTTAAAGCATACATAGCCGAATGGGGGAAATTTTTCACACAGTGCAATTATCTTCCAACACCTTTTCGCCAGTTGGagaattcaattaataatataactaaaggGACTAGCTCAAATTCATCAAAcccacaaaaacaaaataacaacaataacaTAGACGACAGCCTGGTAAGAAAGTTAATGTTAGACTCATGGAATCAAAGTATCTTCATGGATATTAAACAGAGGTTACAAGATTCAGCTATGAAACTAGTACAAGCAGAGCGTAATGGAGAATCATTTGATTCACAACTTGTGATAGGTGTTAGAGAATCATATg TGAATCTGTGCTCAAATTCCACTGACAAACTTCAAATATACAGGGAACATTTTGAAGCTGCTTACATGGAGGCTACAGAAGAATTCTATAATTTTAAAGCTAATGAACACCTACTCTCAAATGGTGTACAATCATACATGAAATATGCAGATTTACgtttaaaagaagaagaagctAGGGCTCACAGGTACTTGGAGCCAGGCAGTGGTAGTGTAGCTGCACTTACACAGTGTTGTGAAAGAGTACTTATTGGAGAACACCTTCCAACACTGCTAGCTGAGAGTGCACCCTTAATAAAAGCTGGTGAAACTGAAAAGTTACAACTAATGTTCCGACTTCTTGATAGAATCCCAGATGGTGTGATACCTATCTTAAGGGACTTAGAAGCTCATATAGTTTCTTCGGGCTTAGCAGACATGGTAGCATCTGCTGATATTATAACAACTGATTCAGAGAAGTATGTAGAAAGGTTGTTAGATCTGTTTAAACGATTTAGTACATTGGTCAAAGATGCTTTCTTGGATGATCCAAGATTCTTAACAGCTAGGGATAAGGCATACAAATGTGTTGTAAATGACACAACTGTTTTCAAATTAGAGCTTCCATCATCAGCTCTTATTCGGGGCAGTAAAGGCACAGCACCAGAAAGTAAGTGTCCTGAATTGCTGGCTAATTATTGTGATATGTTACTCCGTAAAACACCACTTAGTAAACGCTTAACAAGTGATCAGATAGAATCTCGGCTGAGGGATGTACTATTAGTACTaaaatacattgaaaataaGGATGTCTTTATGAGATATCATAAAGCTCACTTAACAAGAAGATTGATATTGGATTCTAGTGCAGATTCTGAAAAAGAAGAAGATATGGTTGAATGGCTCAGGGAAGTCGGAATGCCTGCAGATTATGTAAATAAGTTAGCTCGCATGTTCCAAGATATTAAAGTTAGTGAAGACCTCAATACTCAATTCCGTGGTGAAACAACTCGTCATGatgcaattaatattaaaattttaaatgctgGCGCTTGGGCTAGAGGTTCAGAAAGAGTGACAGTTAGCTTACCTTTGGAATTAGAAGATTACATTCCAGAGGTGGaagaattttataaaaagaaacacTCTGGAAGAAAACTTCAGTGGTACCATCACATGAGTAATGGTACAATTACTTTTGCTAATGCTGTCGGAAGATTTGACCTTGATGTCACTACTTTTCAGATGGCAGTCCTTTTTGCCTGGAATCAAAGGCCAATGGAGAAAATAACGTACGAAAATTTAAGACTCGCTACAGAATTACCTGACCCAGAGTTACGCCGAACATTATGGTCATTGGTAGCATTTCCTAAACTTAAACGGCAATTGCTATGTTACAATCCAATTGTACAAAATCCTAAAGACTTCTCCGAGAATACAATTTTTTGGGTCAATCAAGAATTTGCATTGGTAAAAAATGCAAAACCGCAAAGGAGAGGGAAGATTAATTTAATTGGGCGACTTCAATTAAGTACAGAAAGATCTCAAATAGAAGATAACCATTCAATTGTTCAGTTAAGAATACTTAGAACTCAGGAAGCTATTATTAAAATCCTGAAAATGCGCAAACGCATTACTAATACAGCTTTACAG AGTGAATTAGTggaaattttaaagaatatgTTTCTACCTTCCAAAAAAATGATAAAGGAACAGTTGGAATGGCTGATTGAACATAAATATATGCAAAGAGACGATGATGATATAAACACATTTATATACATGGCCTAG
- the LOC126972242 gene encoding uncharacterized protein LOC126972242 produces MNFGEIFEPATRTAWEDWDDDLLSNVSKLVWQSPLEVPKNIKLLIILDGKFTSDCIRLQKQESVELINSIKNINLCLYKVKYSDSYICVLKDYDLLYSSEIVELLREILIASRDVVSVLNKPIMEYQTTHTRNHSCVIRSLCTSIKSSNLKGLHFTRLEQPNIISGVTAGVLSLREHLNLPATAVLYYLEFLESHQMKAIHNLLENLSVSYETNIGSNNIVNSNLYI; encoded by the exons atgaattttggAGAAATATTCGAACCGGCTACCAGAACGGCATGGGAAGACTGGGATGATGATTTGCTGAGCAACGTatctaa GTTAGTCTGGCAATCACCTTTAGAAGttccaaaaaatattaagttgCTAATTATACTTGATGGAAAGTTCACTTCAGACTGTATAAGATTACAGAAGCAAGAATCAGTTGAACTAATTAACAGCATCAAGAACATAAATTTGTGCTTGTATAAAGTTAAATATAGCGACTCCTACATTTGTGTACTGAAAGACTATGATTTGCTCTACAGTAGTGAAATAGTTGAGCTGTTAAGAGAAATTCTTATTGCAAGCAGAGATGTTGTGTCGGTATTAAATAAACCCATAATGGAATACCAAACCACACACACCCGCAATCATTCATGTGTAATAAGGTCTTTGTGTACATCTATAAAATCTTCAAATTTAAAAGGACTTCATTTTACAAGATTGGAACAACCTAACATAATTTCAGGTGTAACTGCTGGAG TTTTAAGTTTAAGGGAACATTTGAATTTACCTGCCACTGCAGTGCTTTACTACCTTGAATTTCTAGAAAGTCATCAAATGAAGGCAATACATAATTTGTTGGAAAATCTTTCTGTTTCTtatgaaacaaatattggatCAAATAACATTGTTAActctaatttatatatatga
- the LOC126972219 gene encoding uncharacterized protein LOC126972219, whose translation MSDSIYNQDFLFDPGFEIKQESPYELGSTMSASVPIPQKRSDFDLNSDFDLCLQDNQGGSFHSVPTLPYNKLTYDVDNTAKLDTFKMEDDDIFQVDKADLVLGPTLAELNANPDTSLDDLDFADLLMPEENEYCIQIGGAMTGSRRIVNNYLSNTSAVSTGSPSSPYQHSQLAFSPSSQQSSASSSFAQPVNHFPEMLMGMDGYSREISLGQSVPASCVLPHYPLTVKTQPTQLSSSAPTQLTMEQIWQRREPRRHLLSTSSIAEAGSVSSLSGGLLSPGTIDFSQDEDDRDNESDEDSDRYEDLSSDESNDESHEKKEPRRNIKKERFFWQYNVQAKGPKGQRLILNKKSEDPHVLNSVTDPVFSPNCNVKGIKHSGKARKGDGNDLTPNPKKLYHIGLELNDLGKVINDMIPVSELPFNVRPKTRKEKNKLASRACRLKKKAQHEANKLKLYGLQQEHKRLLNGISQMKRILSNRISMSDNNVDWSSLINKVVAKATEVQIAGTTSEFVNKILENVKAGQSNGGLKGI comes from the exons ATGTCGGATTCTATTTACAATCAAGACTTTCTTTTTGATCCTGGTTTTGAGATAAAACAGGAATCGCCCTATGAATTGGGCTCAACTATGTCTGCATCAGTGCCTATACCACAGAAGCGTTCTGATTTCGATTTGAACTCTGATTTTGACCTTTGCTTGCAAGACAACCAAGGAGGCTCATTTCACAGTGTCCCAACCCTGCCTTACAACAAATTAACTTATGATGTTGACAACACAGCTAAGCTAGACACATTTAAAATGGAAGATGATGATATATTTCAAGTAGACAAGGCTGACCTAGTCTTGGGTCCAACTTTGGCTGAATTAAATGCAAATCCTGACACCTCCTTGGATGACTTAGACTTTGCAGATCTGTTGATGCCTGAGGAGAATGAGTACTGCATCCAAATAGGTGGAGCCATGACAGGATCGCGCAGAATtgtgaataattatttaagcaatACATCTGCAGTATCAACAGGAAGTCCATCCAGTCCATATCAACATAGCCAATTAGCATTTTCGCCATCAAGTCAACAGAGCTCGGCTTCGTCAAGTTTTGCCCAACCCGTTAACCATTTTCCAGAGATGTTGATGGGTATGGATGGCTATAGTAGGGAAATTTCACTGGGACAATCAGTACCAGCATCATGTGTTTTGCCCCATTATCCACTTACTGTGAAGACACAGCCAACACAGCTTTCATCATCAGCTCCAACACAGTTAACTATGGAACAG ATATGGCAACGCCGTGAGCCAAGAAGACACCTTTTATCCACAAGCTCAATAGCTGAAGCTGGCTCTGTGTCATCTTTGTCAGGAGGTCTACTCAGTCCTGGAACTATAGACTTTTCACAAGATGAAGATGACAGGGATAATGAATCAGATGAAGACAGTGATAGATATGAAGATCTTTCATCAGatg AATCAAATGATGAAAGTCATGAAAAGAAAGAACCACGTCGGAACATCAAAAAGGAAAGATTCTTCTGGCAATATAATGTTCAGGCAAAAGGACCTAAAGGACAGcgacttatattaaataaaaagtctGAAGATCCTCATGTGCTAAATTCAGTTACTGACCCAGTTTTCAGTCCTAACTGTAATGTTAAAGGCATAAAACACAG TGGTAAGGCAAGAAAAGGTGATGGAAATGACCTAACGCCCAACCCAAAAAAATTATACCACATTGGACTTGAATTAAATGATTTGGGAAAAGTAATCAACGATATGATTCCAGTTAGCGAGTTACCCTTTAATGTTCGACCCAAAACGAGAAAGGAGAAAAATAAACTTGCTTCCAGAGCTTGCCGATTAAAAAAGAAAGCACAACATGAAGCAAATAAATTGAAACTTTATGGCCTACAACAAGAACATA AACGCCTTTTAAATGGAATAAGTCAAATGAAGCGAATATTGAGTAACCGGATTTCTATGTCTGATAATAATGTGGACTGGAGTTCACTTATCAATAAAGTAGTCGCTAAGGCAACAG AGGTGCAAATAGCTGGAACAACATCagaatttgtaaacaaaatattagagAATGTGAAAGCTGGCCAAAGCAACGGTGGTTTGAAGGGAATctaa